A single Micrococcales bacterium DNA region contains:
- a CDS encoding amidase family protein — MTEIELTKLEAAAARLVTSITGDEAEAVVGLSRWMIEQAGEFMKLAEALPKTETRLAATRRVVSPPDKAEDPYNAIVRWVEVLADPNEVTSKLLAGKRVALKDVIAVAGLPLTAASGHLIDFVPEHDSIVAERILRAGGRVVAFTNMEGMAFGSGGESGIYGATHNPVDPSRSTSGSSGGSAAALYYDGIDIAFGTDQGGSIRTPAGWCGVIGLKPSHGLVPYTGILSHDPTIDHVGPMARTVREVALALEAVAGWTAGDPRQAAIAEEEIGGYVEAVDNAPDRLEGLRLGVLAEAQLNDGNPERQAVLESFAVFRDRLVALGAEVVDVSIPSHAVAGPIMFAIMLEGIAATVMGHGQAYHWSGSHSPATRRAFGEGMLARGAELPPAYKAAAIAGEYLRVEELGTVYSTAQNVATTLRGQYDTALESVDAVVMPTTPGIPMLLSPQASLFDQQLRSFTMASTLGSDTPAHNLTGHPALSIPVGQAMGLPCGAMLVGARLSEAVLLSTARTWEKRFGWFPEVPGTR, encoded by the coding sequence ATGACTGAGATTGAACTGACAAAGCTAGAGGCAGCCGCAGCCCGGCTGGTCACTAGTATCACCGGTGATGAGGCCGAGGCTGTGGTTGGCCTGTCGAGGTGGATGATCGAACAGGCCGGCGAGTTCATGAAGCTGGCCGAGGCCCTTCCGAAGACCGAGACTCGCCTGGCGGCGACCCGCCGGGTTGTCTCTCCGCCAGACAAAGCCGAAGACCCATACAACGCCATAGTGCGTTGGGTTGAGGTCTTGGCCGACCCGAACGAAGTCACCTCTAAGCTGCTGGCCGGCAAACGCGTCGCGCTGAAGGATGTCATTGCTGTGGCCGGACTACCCTTGACCGCCGCCAGCGGACACCTGATTGACTTTGTACCGGAACATGACTCCATAGTGGCCGAACGGATTCTGCGTGCCGGTGGACGCGTGGTCGCCTTCACCAACATGGAAGGTATGGCTTTTGGGTCTGGTGGTGAATCGGGGATCTACGGGGCAACCCATAACCCGGTCGATCCCTCCCGCTCCACCTCAGGTTCGTCCGGCGGCTCGGCGGCGGCACTGTACTACGACGGCATTGATATCGCCTTTGGCACCGATCAGGGTGGATCGATTAGGACTCCGGCCGGCTGGTGCGGGGTGATTGGGCTCAAACCCAGCCACGGGCTGGTGCCCTACACCGGCATTTTGTCTCACGACCCAACGATCGATCATGTCGGCCCGATGGCGCGCACGGTCCGGGAGGTGGCGCTGGCCCTAGAGGCGGTGGCCGGCTGGACCGCTGGTGACCCGCGACAGGCGGCCATAGCCGAAGAGGAAATCGGTGGCTATGTCGAAGCCGTCGACAACGCGCCGGACAGGCTCGAAGGCCTGCGCCTGGGCGTGCTGGCAGAGGCTCAGCTAAATGACGGCAACCCGGAGCGCCAAGCGGTGCTGGAAAGCTTCGCCGTTTTCCGTGATCGCTTGGTGGCGCTGGGGGCCGAAGTGGTTGACGTCTCAATTCCCAGCCACGCCGTGGCCGGTCCAATCATGTTCGCCATCATGCTCGAAGGAATCGCCGCCACGGTGATGGGACATGGTCAGGCCTACCACTGGTCAGGAAGCCATTCGCCGGCAACGCGACGCGCCTTTGGTGAAGGTATGTTGGCCCGGGGTGCCGAGCTGCCACCGGCCTACAAGGCCGCCGCCATAGCCGGAGAGTACCTTCGGGTCGAAGAGCTGGGCACGGTCTACTCAACCGCGCAAAACGTTGCCACCACCTTGCGGGGGCAATACGACACAGCTCTGGAATCCGTTGACGCGGTGGTGATGCCGACCACCCCTGGGATCCCAATGCTGCTGTCACCTCAGGCGAGCCTGTTTGACCAGCAATTACGCAGCTTCACTATGGCCTCAACACTGGGTTCGGATACTCCCGCCCACAACCTGACCGGCCATCCTGCGCTGTCGATCCCGGTTGGCCAAGCCATGGGTCTGCCCTGCGGCGCAATGCTGGTTGGGGCGCGGCTGTCTGAAGCGGTTTTGCTGTCGACGGCCAGGACTTGGGAGAAACGCTTCGGCTGGTTCCCGGAAGTGCCCGGAACCCGGTGA